Below is a window of Electrophorus electricus isolate fEleEle1 chromosome 1, fEleEle1.pri, whole genome shotgun sequence DNA.
AAAGGTCAAAAACAGTGTGCCATTAGCGTCACTCTTCATTTGTTCTGTGATCACCTTTATCAGACATTAGACAGGTCTTGCTCATCTAATGTCACGATATGAGAAATTCAGACCTCACCACAATGTGATGGGGGTTTCCTAGAAGCATCACAGTACAGCATCTAGTAGAGCCATCAAGCCTTCCGGGATCCGTGAAAGTGCACATTGTTTAATCCCATCTCCCAACACAATTATACCAGCTATTCAGTATTCCTGATGGCTTGGTTCAGGGTTGGGGTTTGCTGGGAATAGGTGAACCACCTCTTCTGAGTAGTGCTTTATCTGACAATCTTCTAAGATATTCTGTTCCATAATTAAATGTCACTCAACTCAGGTTCACTAAAGAAAAAGTGGTAAATAAATCTGAGGCTATGGGGCCGCTGATCTGGCGCGCTTACCTGTCGTTCACAGTAAGCCTTCATCAGTTTGCTGAGTGGGGTATGCCGCTTGATTTTAAACTGGACCACTGAGCCATCTTGTCCAGCCACTTTGAGATTTATGTGCTCGTTATTTTCAGTCTTCACGCCTTCCTaaaaaataagaagaaataaatgtgaGGAGTCAGAGTCTGTCTCCATGAAGAAGCCAGTAAATAAGTCTCCCGTAATTATACACAAGCTCTAGAGTTCCAGAATCCTCAGAAATTTTCAATGCCTGAATTATCTGACAACAGTAATTAGAGATTTCAGAATCTTGAGGTCATGGTTCCTAAACAAATAATGATTTTGTACTGGCTGCGTAGAAACATGAAAATGACCCTGAAGCTGAGATTTGGTGAATCTGTGGAGCGGGAAATTAACACCCATCACAATCAGAGGTTAAAAAATCGGGCAATCACTGCAAGGAAGCTGCCAACCGAGCTGGTGGAGGAGGCGTCCGCAGTAGTAATGCTCATAAGCACACGCACAAATCGCACAAGACGTTGAAACAATTACCAAAAGCCGGGAACTACGAACAAATCCCTCTGGATTTGggtcaaaaagaaaagaaaatcatgcATGACATATTTCGATTTGCAAACTCGTTTGAGCACCAAATAAAACTTAATCGCTGATGCAGCTCATTTAAAATCGGAATTGTAGAAAAGTAATCCGGCTAGCGAGTTAGCCGGCCCGAGTCCTGCTAGGATAGCCAGCCAGCAAGCTAACAGGGCGAGCCGCATGGCTTTAGGAGCTGCTAAACACCCAGGCAGAGCACGACGCCTTCATAAAGACGGAACGGCTCAGTCACGAGGGCCAATGGCACATATGATGGCAATTTTCCTCCAGCTTCTCACCTTGGGCTTCTCGTCAGCCATCGCTGTTGTCTTCTCCCTCAACAAACCTGCTACGTAACGCCACCGGAAATGACGTGGTTCACGCGCTTCCGCGTTCCGTCGCGAGTTCCTGTGTTTAAAGCGCGAGTGAACTCCGAAGGGGCTGAATGAACACGCGCATGGACGTTCAgtaggacttttattttgctatCAAGCGCCTAAAGCTAAGCagtgttattatatattaatgtaatggtctaaaacaaaaaactgctCTAAAACTGTCAAAAACGGTGGAGGCGATAAAAACATGTACAAACAGCAATCCTGACTCATTTACTCCTAACATAACATTAAAAACGATAATACTGTAACATACACAATCCAACTCTAAAAAGACTGCAGGAAGTTTCCAGTCATTCACTGGACTGCAGGACATAGCTGTAGAACTAATAAAATACCAAATTGAACAGCATAAATTTCAGAACAtgcatttctaaatatattaaataaatacaatgaaatCAAACAGCAGGCATTAATTAAAGAACTGTTTGGTCAAATTAAAAAGGTAGCATGCTGGTACAAAGTTAATGGCCAGATACTATaccattataaatatttaacttaACCCCAAAATTAATTTAGCTCtaaacagaattattttgaGCAAAAAAGCAGCAAGTTCATCCTCAACACTGCTTCATTAGTTTCCACATCTGAGGAGAAACGGGATTCATAAATCACAGATGTTCATATTAACTAATCAATGCTAACAGAACTTAATGATCTACATAGATGAGACATTGACACATTTGTTCATGACAGAGGTTTCACTATGACACTCACAAATTGCTTTTTCAAGTGATTCAATCTGATGGTTTTGCCACTGGACTGAAATAAATCCTGAATTTCTTggttttatgattttatgaaTTCCAGAAGCAAATATCCCATCACACAAACAggtctcacccccccccccccccccccttgagtcttggttcctcccaaggtttcttcctcatactctAGGGGGTTTTTCatcaccactgtcacccttggcttgctcactgggggctttgACTCTGGGGGCTTAGACATTTGCAAAGCTCCTTCAACtgttataaaaagtgctatgtaaataaacttgacttgaCAAATTAACCTTTTTTTAAGTTATTGCTATGGTTTCCCCATGTATCTGACTGTAGTTTGGTTTAGGGCTCTTTCAGATGCAAACTTCCTGTAGTACACACTAGGCTGCAGCACTCCCCTCTACAGACAGCCATTGGGTGCATTAGCTTAAAGACAGCTCCGCGTAACATAGCCAAGACCTGCCCCTGCAGATCAAATGCCTTGCCCATTTgaaatctaaccctaatccaacATGCCTGGCTCTATACTCAGATTCTTCTGAAGGCCTGGATTATCTGGATTAGGATGTATCTGGACTCTGCAGTAGAGTGGATCTCTTGCAGCTAGCCTTGGGATCTGTGTGTCAGAAGGAGCTACAGCCGGCCCCACCTATCCACTGGGGGAAACGTATCCACTTCACCTGTCTCAGTGCATTGGTGATCTCCGAGGACAAACATCAGTTTGTACCTCATCCGCGCCTTCTCCTAAGAACAAAATACATGTTTGTTATCCCATCTGTATAATATCCAAAATTATATAGTTAATACTGACAACAAGAATCTTAACTGGTCACATTTACACCTTCTCTCCCcttagaaatagaaatagaacatcttccccccccccccgatgttCTAGATTATCCTCAGTCTGGACCAGCAGCTGCCACAAACGTTCTCTGCCTAGTTTTAGCACTTTGGTCTTAAGCGCTTTGTGCATCTGCAACCACACACAAGCTGACATTAATCTGCAAATGGCTCATCTGCACCAGAGTTCAATATCTACTCCAACAGCACCAGAGTTCAATATCTCGTTTGTAATCACTGATAGATAAGAACATAGGTATTCATTAAACACAAGTGCCGTAGTCCTCGAGGCGGGGATGGGACATTTCATGCTGAGGTATCATAGCGATTGCAAATCACTCTGATTCGTCACCTACAGAGTATTGAAGCTTGTACCAAAGTGACTACTGACACGTAACTAATGGTATGCAAAGTCTCGAACATCATCGAAACTCTAGATGAGGGTAGGAAGGTTTATTGGCGCTACCATATATAAGCTATAAGAGGGTGTAAAAATCATGGACATCTTTTTACTGGAAAACCACGAATGTGGAAAATGTGAAAGCAATGAGGTAGAAGAAATGTGTATTCGTTTCAGAACACTTCAGCCTGTTGCCTCccaatatattatattatactgtGTGGGAACatatatctaaataaaatatttttgtagcaCTTTAATGACTAAACATAAGAAATGGGGGGGAGGCATGCACAAACAAGAAATCAATGGAGGACTGAATGTTGAATAGTTTGCACTTCAAACTAAAAATTGCTccaatttttctattttttacaGGCACAGTCAGGAAGATTCTCCAAAAGCACTGGATTTAATGTCTGGAGTTTCACACTAACAAATATTCAAGTACTTTGAAATGCATTCATGGCCAACTTCACTGAACCTCTTGGTGTAAGCAAAAGCAACTGAGAACAGTAACATGCAGGACTTTGGAAAAATTCCCCACCTGGGACTTTGTGCTTACCTTCAATGGGTTGGCCAGCAGCATGACTTGTGTAATGGCACTAGGGGGCAGTATGGGGTTGAAGGGTGCCATCTCTGTGCCTGAGGGTGGCTGCAGCTTCACTCTCATAGACTGTCAATCACAGACCCACAGAG
It encodes the following:
- the sumo2a gene encoding small ubiquitin-related modifier 2 encodes the protein MADEKPKEGVKTENNEHINLKVAGQDGSVVQFKIKRHTPLSKLMKAYCERQGLTMRQIRFRFDGQPINETDTPAQLEMEDEDTIDVFQQQTGGVM